In the Muricauda sp. MAR_2010_75 genome, one interval contains:
- a CDS encoding phage tail tape measure protein, whose protein sequence is MPATVKIPAEFKAVDKTSHVLRKMTAGVRKYSKNGISAVRRLDARFTKSLNRMKRSVGSFGAYLGGAALVGALGGAIMIMADYEQANANLASVLDVNIEQTAELQKSSQRLGATTAFTAGEVAGLQTEYAKLGFTEKEILKVTDSTLALAAATKTELSQAAMQVGSTLRAFNYEASEASRIADVFAASTSKSALNMEFLNTAMSIVAPVASKFGFEVEEVTALLGSLADSGFDASSAATATRNILLNLADSNGKLAKSLGRPVKDLPSLVAGLKELDARGTPLAKMLELTDKRSVAAFATFVSGTDKTLKLNSALGEAGSTAQKMAEKQLDTLTGKTTILKSAYEGFILSLDNGKGPYSDTIKNVVMVATEMLSMASGTAKAESELTTSEKTIRQYAKTAIQVLKILGWLAAAFVVFKVALAAYTIVQGIMTAATWVATAASTAFAVAVNLGLWPILLIIAAIAALIAIFYYWDDIIAWFSKQWEKFTSWIGKVWDRVVKWFKEFDFKEFFKKIGQSILKFLLMPMKALLTLLSKIPGKIGKMASMGLEKIGDLTGETEVNLNNPKKPLESPELKSAKVTNETIQQNRITMDINDPGGHVGNVSNEGPTPIPVNLRKTQGRGQ, encoded by the coding sequence ATGCCAGCAACCGTTAAAATACCAGCAGAATTTAAGGCGGTTGACAAAACTAGCCATGTGCTAAGAAAAATGACCGCCGGTGTCCGTAAATATTCAAAAAACGGAATATCGGCGGTTCGTCGTTTGGATGCACGGTTCACCAAATCCCTTAACAGGATGAAGCGTTCTGTAGGTTCATTTGGGGCATATTTAGGTGGAGCTGCATTGGTTGGCGCACTTGGTGGAGCCATAATGATAATGGCCGACTATGAACAAGCCAATGCCAACCTAGCTTCTGTCCTTGATGTCAATATAGAACAGACCGCAGAACTTCAAAAAAGTTCACAGCGTCTGGGTGCAACTACAGCCTTTACAGCAGGCGAGGTTGCAGGACTTCAAACGGAATACGCCAAACTAGGATTTACCGAAAAAGAAATCTTAAAGGTAACAGATTCCACACTGGCCCTTGCAGCTGCAACAAAAACGGAATTGTCACAGGCAGCAATGCAGGTGGGTTCAACTTTGAGGGCATTCAACTATGAAGCTTCAGAAGCTTCTAGGATAGCGGATGTATTTGCAGCAAGTACGTCAAAGTCCGCACTTAACATGGAGTTTTTAAATACGGCCATGTCCATTGTCGCCCCGGTTGCTTCAAAGTTTGGATTTGAGGTTGAAGAAGTGACCGCCCTGTTAGGTAGTTTGGCAGACAGTGGATTTGATGCCAGTAGTGCAGCCACAGCTACCAGAAACATACTATTGAACCTTGCGGACAGTAATGGTAAGTTGGCCAAATCATTGGGCAGACCGGTAAAGGATTTGCCTAGTTTGGTTGCTGGACTGAAAGAATTGGATGCAAGGGGAACCCCATTGGCCAAGATGTTGGAGCTTACAGATAAACGATCCGTTGCGGCTTTTGCCACATTTGTATCTGGAACGGATAAAACACTTAAGCTTAACAGTGCCCTTGGTGAAGCTGGTAGCACTGCACAAAAAATGGCAGAAAAGCAGTTGGATACCTTGACAGGTAAAACAACCATTCTCAAATCTGCTTATGAGGGGTTTATTTTATCATTGGACAATGGAAAGGGACCATATTCTGACACCATCAAGAATGTTGTTATGGTTGCCACTGAAATGCTTTCCATGGCCAGCGGAACAGCAAAGGCCGAAAGCGAACTTACCACCAGTGAAAAAACAATAAGGCAGTACGCTAAGACAGCTATTCAAGTATTGAAAATATTGGGATGGTTGGCCGCTGCGTTTGTGGTATTTAAAGTTGCATTGGCCGCATATACTATTGTACAGGGAATAATGACAGCAGCCACATGGGTTGCCACTGCAGCTTCAACAGCGTTTGCCGTTGCGGTCAATCTGGGGCTATGGCCAATATTGTTGATTATAGCCGCAATAGCCGCATTGATTGCCATATTCTACTATTGGGATGATATTATAGCATGGTTTAGTAAGCAATGGGAAAAATTTACATCATGGATAGGTAAAGTTTGGGACCGTGTTGTTAAGTGGTTCAAAGAATTTGATTTTAAAGAATTCTTTAAAAAAATCGGCCAGAGCATCCTTAAGTTCTTATTGATGCCAATGAAGGCTTTATTGACCCTATTATCCAAAATCCCAGGTAAGATAGGAAAGATGGCTTCCATGGGACTGGAAAAGATAGGTGACCTGACCGGTGAAACGGAAGTGAACCTGAACAATCCAAAAAAACCGTTGGAAAGTCCAGAATTGAAAAGCGCAAAGGTGACCAATGAAACCATTCAACAGAACCGTATAACCATGGATATCAATGACCCTGGCGGCCATGTTGGAAATGTTTCAAATGAGGGACCCACACCAATTCCAGTCAATTTAAGAAAAACGCAAGGTAGAGGACAATGA
- a CDS encoding phage tail assembly protein yields MKKVDEKVAIEAFTKFLKKFKAKELRRGEISEMDIKEDYIDAIEAIQDGFLTFDDKDHPTLTLRKPLTTGDDETSVKEVTFRSRIRPSDKANIMSGLEVQKDVGKFSLRYAAYITQMSIKELDLLDRDDYDTIQQVCSVF; encoded by the coding sequence ATGAAAAAAGTTGATGAAAAGGTGGCCATAGAAGCGTTCACCAAATTTTTAAAGAAGTTCAAAGCTAAAGAACTTAGACGTGGCGAAATTTCCGAAATGGACATCAAAGAAGATTATATTGATGCCATTGAAGCAATTCAGGATGGATTTTTGACATTCGATGATAAGGACCATCCAACATTGACATTAAGAAAACCACTTACCACCGGTGATGATGAAACTTCTGTAAAAGAGGTGACTTTCAGGAGTAGAATAAGACCTTCAGACAAAGCCAACATTATGAGTGGTCTTGAGGTTCAAAAGGATGTTGGGAAGTTTTCTCTTAGGTACGCTGCGTACATTACCCAAATGAGCATTAAGGAACTTGACTTATTGGATCGTGACGATTATGATACCATCCAGCAGGTCTGTTCGGTTTTTTAG
- a CDS encoding baseplate J/gp47 family protein codes for MNSIPTINNIYSALEKDLKSKLNLDDDQLRKALSAMTSVFSAQLKLLYLHNEDVMRNLYPDTADTAENGGQLERLGRIRLNRNPRPATAGVYTVSLVGEENAVIRANLTFKANENSNAPSFLFVTDNETILTGSNDMIQIRSFEGGNASLLNVGDELTITEPVIGVEQVVVVESVDEQPKEAEPISDYRQTVLDAFQLEPQGGARTDYRLWAADVQGVRRVYPYVKNGDSGTVQVFVEAAEGDSTDGNGTPSQAILDEVAEVIEFDPDDTRPTNERGRRPIQAILEVLPIDLVPVDVTVTGLDTDTTAIRQSIESNLKIYLSTVRPFISGADLPQNQNDVLYAARLSAVVTDILDSGNFFTDFTLEVNGVAGTSFKFTGSNIPYLRNLIFD; via the coding sequence GTGAACAGCATCCCTACAATAAACAATATTTACAGTGCCCTTGAAAAGGATCTAAAATCAAAACTGAACCTTGATGATGATCAATTAAGGAAGGCACTTAGTGCCATGACTTCTGTTTTTTCCGCACAATTAAAACTCCTTTATCTACATAATGAGGATGTTATGAGAAACCTATATCCAGATACTGCAGATACTGCAGAAAATGGGGGGCAGCTAGAAAGGCTGGGGAGAATACGGTTGAACCGAAATCCAAGACCTGCTACAGCTGGTGTTTATACTGTTTCGTTGGTTGGTGAAGAAAATGCTGTTATTAGGGCAAACCTTACATTCAAGGCCAATGAGAACAGCAATGCCCCCAGCTTTTTATTTGTTACTGATAATGAAACCATTTTAACCGGTTCAAACGATATGATTCAAATCAGATCTTTTGAAGGTGGAAACGCCAGCTTATTGAACGTTGGTGATGAGCTTACCATAACAGAACCGGTCATAGGGGTTGAACAGGTGGTTGTGGTTGAAAGTGTGGATGAACAGCCCAAGGAAGCTGAACCTATATCCGACTATAGACAGACGGTTTTAGATGCCTTTCAATTGGAACCACAAGGTGGTGCGAGAACAGATTACAGGCTTTGGGCAGCTGATGTCCAGGGAGTGAGAAGGGTTTACCCTTATGTAAAGAATGGGGATTCCGGCACGGTACAGGTATTTGTAGAGGCAGCCGAAGGTGATAGTACTGACGGGAACGGAACTCCTTCACAGGCTATATTGGATGAGGTTGCTGAGGTAATTGAATTTGACCCAGATGACACCAGACCAACAAATGAGCGTGGAAGAAGGCCAATTCAGGCCATACTTGAGGTGCTTCCAATAGATTTGGTTCCCGTTGATGTGACGGTGACCGGATTGGATACGGACACCACGGCCATTAGGCAATCAATAGAGAGCAATCTGAAGATATATTTATCAACGGTCAGACCGTTTATTTCAGGTGCCGACCTTCCCCAGAACCAAAACGATGTTCTATATGCGGCCCGTTTAAGTGCGGTTGTGACAGATATACTTGATAGTGGAAATTTCTTCACAGACTTTACTTTGGAAGTCAATGGCGTTGCGGGTACTTCATTCAAGTTTACAGGTTCGAATATACCATATCTAAGAAATTTAATTTTTGATTGA